Proteins from a genomic interval of Rosa chinensis cultivar Old Blush chromosome 2, RchiOBHm-V2, whole genome shotgun sequence:
- the LOC112188692 gene encoding ABC transporter G family member 1, with the protein MESSSPASFPRWAPSPSSSTVLLSPAEDPRFEASADHNDHDSVEDGISSLSSSMDRIFPFSVEVNGTTTAAAAAAASVVKKSLDDQSAYVRSRSGAYVRSRSGTMLVPLTWEDLWVGVGDGKGGQRMILQGLTGFAQPGQVLAIMGPSGCGKSTLLDALAGRLNSNTQQRGKILINGRKEKLVCGTSAYVTQDDTLMTTLTVREAVYYSAQLQLPNSMSKAEKKERAETTIREMGLQDSMNTRIGGWSRKGLSGGQKRRVSICIEILTRPKLLFLDEPTSGLDSAASYHVMKRIVKLAHRDGRTVIASIHQPSSEVFELFQNLCLLSSGRTVYFGPASKAEQFFASNGFPCPTMTNPSDHYLRTINKDFDVDIEQGHDGKTSTEEAINILIRSYESSNTLKQVHLRVNEICQQRGGALEKGSHANFITQCLVLTRRSFVNMYRDLGYYWLRLAIYIALCLCVGTIFHDIGSTFGSIQARGSMLMFVASFLTFMAIGGFPSFVEDMKIFGRERLNGHYGVAAYVVGNTLSSIPYLLMVSLIPGAIAYYLVGLQKSFDHFAYFALVLFVCLMLVESLMMIVASIVPDFLMGIITGAGIQGIMMLNGGFFRLPDDLPKPFWRYPMYYIAFHKYANQGFYKNEFEGRTFPNNQAGGPPTITGEEILKSTWQVEMGYSKWVDLAILLGMVIVYRLMFLGIIKISEKVVPMIKALLVGVPKH; encoded by the exons ATGGAGTCTTCTTCTCCAGCTAGTTTTCCCAGATGGGCACCAAGTCCAAGCTCCTCAACAGTACTATTATCACCTGCGGAAGACCCCAGGTTTGAGGCAAGTGCTGATCATAATGATCATGATTCTGTAGAAGATGGCATATCCTCATTATCTTCTAGTATGGACAGGATTTTCCCATTTAGCGTTGAAGTCAATGGCACTACTACTGCTGCCGCCGCCGCCGCTGCTTCTGTGGTTAAAAAGTCACTAGATGATCAAAGTGCTTATGTTAGAAGCAGAAGTGGTGCTTATGTTAGAAGCAGAAGTGGTACTATGCTTGTTCCTTTGACATGGGAGGACCTGTGGGTTGGAGTAGGTGATGGGAAAGGTGGGCAGAGAATGATTTTGCAGGGGCTTACTGGGTTTGCTCAACCTGGTCAGGTTTTGGCTATTATGGGCCCTTCTGGCTGTGGCAAATCTACCCTTTTGGATGCTTTAGCAG GAAGGCTAAATTCAAACACACAGCAGAGAGGGAAGATCCTGATCAATGGCCGCAAAGAAAAACTTGTTTGCGGAACCTCG GCATATGTGACACAAGATGACACACTAATGACAACCTTAACAGTAAGGGAAGCTGTGTATTACTCGGCGCAGCTCCAACTGCCTAACTCCATGTCGAAAgcagaaaagaaggaaagagcAGAGACGACAATAAGGGAGATGGGCCTGCAAGACTCCATGAACACAAGAATAGGAGGTTGGAGCAGAAAAGGTCTCAGTGGTGGACAAAAAAGAAGAGTTAGCATCTGCATTGAAATCTTGACTCGTCCCAAGCTTCTCTTCCTTGATGAGCCTACTAGTGGGCTAGACAGTGCTGCTTCTTACCACGTCATGAAACGCATTGTGAAGCTGGCTCACCGGGATGGAAGGACAGTAATTGCATCAATTCATCAACCTAGCAGTGAAGTTTTTGAGCTTTTCCAAAACCTCTGCCTTCTTTCCTCTGGCAGAACAGTCTATTTTGGCCCTGCTTCAAAGGCAGAACAG TTCTTTGCTTCAAATGGCTTCCCATGTCCAACTATGACAAACCCATCGGATCATTACCTTAGAACAATTAACAAGGACTTTGATGTT GACATCGAACAAGGACATGATGGCAAAACAAGCACTGAGGAAGCAATTAATATTCTCATAAGATCATACGAGTCTTCAAATACTTTAAAGCAAGTTCACCTCAGGGTAAATGAGATTTGCCAACAG AGAGGTGGAGCTCTGGAGAAGGGAAGCCATGCCAACTTCATAACTCAATGCCTGGTTTTGACAAGGAGATCATTTGTGAACATGTATCGCGATCTAGGCTACTACTGGCTTCGACTTGCAATTTACATTGCCCTGTGCTTATGTGTAGGGACTATTTTTCATGACATCGGCTCCACTTTTGGGTCAATACAG GCTAGAGGATCAATGCTCATGTTTGTTGCATCATTCTTGACTTTCATGGCAATTGGTGGATTCCCTTCTTTTGTTGAAGACATGAAG ATCTTCGGGCGGGAAAGATTAAACGGGCACTATGGCGTTGCTGCATATGTGGTTGGAAACACACTTTCCTCCATTCCATATTTGCTAATGGTATCCTTAATTCCTGGAGCAATTGCCTATTACCTTGTTGGCCTTCAGAAGAGCTTTGACCACTTCGCCTATTTTGCATTGGttctatttgtgtgtctgatGTTGGTTGAGAGCCTGATGATGATTGTAGCAAGCATTGTGCCAGATTTCCTCATGGGGATCATCACAGGTGCTGGGATTCAAGGAATAATGATGTTGAATGGAGGTTTCTTCCGTTTGCCAGACGATCTTCCGAAGCCCTTTTGGAGATACCCAATGTACTACATTGCATTCCACAAGTATGCAAATCAAGGATTCTACAAGAATGAGTTTGAAGGACGAACATTCCCCAATAACCAAGCAGGAGGGCCACCCACCATTACAGGTGAAGAAATATTGAAGAGTACTTGGCAAGTGGAGATGGGCTATTCTAAGTGGGTTGATCTTGCCATTTTGTTGGGAATGGTAATTGTTTACAGGCTGATGTTTTTGGGAATAATAAAGATAAGTGAAAAGGTTGTGCCAATGATCAAAGCTCTTCTTGTTGGTGTTCCCAAACACTGA